The nucleotide window AGGTCCTGTGGCTGGTGCTCCTCATCGCGTACTGTTGCGACGGCGAAAAGCTGTCTCCGGATCAGAAGGCGCCTCCGTTCGCGCGTGGTTCAGGCGGACTGATCCTGAACACCCCGTTGGAGGACAACAAGGCCAGACACCGACCGATACAGAGCGGTCCCAGCGGCTCGACCGCGGGAGATCAGGTGCAGAGGGAGGAGACGGAGATGTTGAAGGAAGTGGACGGCGAGTTGGTACGAGTCGTTAAGGGTAGCTTCTCGTACAAAAGTCCCGAGGGTCTGCCAATCTCCGTGAAGTGAGCTTTCCTTTCTTTGTCACATCGTTTTACCCGAAACCTGTAAACTATCGGGTGGTCTTTATCGAAGGTACGAGGCCGACGAAAATGGGAACAGAGCGAGCTTCAAGTTCGGCACCGGCGAAGCGGGAGGCTCGGTTACGCCCGGCAAATCTTCGGGACCAAGAAAAGGAGGTGGCGACCGACAAAACGGTCAAGGAACCAAGGGAGGGAACGGATCGAAGGATAACGCTTACCTTCCACCCAACAAAGACGTAGACAGAAGCTACCTGCCTCCGAAATAGAACCGCGCAACCGGTGTAAAAGACACGGTAACCCGTACTATAGCAATTTGTTAATGGTCCAAGGATTCTTCTTCAGAAACGTCAAGTTGTTCGCTCGGTAGAATTGTACAAAGCCTGTAAACATTTAGCTGATTAAATTAATCAATgatacgacacacatgactaTATTCTACACAGTACGAAATAAAGTATATTTTTTCACACATGATAATGCTCACATAGCGATGTAAACCGTCAAGATCTTGGAGTCCAGCTAGCACTACCTAACTCGTTGTATTTACAGTTCGTATCTTTTCTAAATAACACTTAGAAAAATATAAGAATAGTGACCATGTGGAGATTTTGATATTCCGCATTGTAAAAAAGAGTTTATTGATTATTGAAATCAAATTTTTATATAACACGTTTGTCACTTAGAATATTGGTCGATTGTCCATTGGTGTTCATCTTTCGGAACCACGGTATGTGGAATAACCGAACGGGCTTAACAGCAACGGTATGTGATAGTGTCCGGCGGGATCCTTCACATCGAACACGATTTCGATGAACGGGTACATAGTCTCTATTCTTCTTAGCGTAAAGTACTTGTCCACGTCGAAGTGGATCTTGTATCGCCCGGCAGTAAAGCTGGCTCTTATACTATCCACTAAGTCTACGCAACGACCATTCGGAGAAGTATTACTGAAAAGGCACAACCATTGTAACAACAAAACTACTTATCTCTAATATTTCATTTATGAatctcttatatatatatacctttcATTTAAAAACGTCCATCGTCCATCCATAAGTTTGTACAAGCTAACTTGTAATCCTCCGACAGGCAATCCTTTGCTTGTATCCACAACGTGCGTAGAGATTTGAGGTTTCTTCGACGTCGGGGATCTAGCGGACTTCACAAACACATGCTAAAATATAGGAAAGCTGTGCTAATTGAATGTTTTTGTAATTACAAAAGACTATGGATTAGTTCGATTGTAATTTTGCACAACCCACCTTTTTTCCAGATTGATAGCTGGTACCCGCGACAGCCACTTGCTCCTTGTTTATCAAAAGGGTTTTCGACGTGTCTCCCGCCTGATTAGCTGCAATTGCAGGTTTCCTATCAGCTAGTACAAACGTAGGTAGTTTATTCTTGAATTTACTCAGCACATACTGAGTACCAGGTTGAAAAGTACCACCTGACAAAGTTAGAGTTTTACCACCCGACGTTAAAGTGATCGTTTTATTTTGCGCAGGAGTAATGGGGATGGTGTTCACCGGTTGAAGAACTCCTATCGTGTTAGAGGGAGACGCAACCGATGAATTCATTTGATATGTCGCGCCCAAAATAGGCAACGGGCACGCCACCAGTATATCCGAATTCGCTTGTTGCTTCTCGCCTTGCTGAAATACCATATACGAACGTTTACGTAACATAGAGCGATAGATTTAATATAAGTACATTTACAATGCTTACAAATTTGCTAGACTTTCTGTCCGACTTAATCTCGGATCGTCGAATAGTTTTTCCATTTTCACGCGACTCTTTCTGCATTTCTTTGTTCGAATCTTCCTCATCGGAAAGAAGCGCAACAACTCGAATTTCAGAACTGTTGTGATCTTCCGATTCCACCACCATTTCCATTTGCACTTCCCCTTGATTCTCCGATTCTTCCAGATATTCGCTTTGCATATGTTCCATCGCATCAGCTATAGGATCTTCGGTGTTGTCCTAACAAGATCAACCACTTTAGTTACAAATTCTTGAATCaaggaatataaaaaacttGGATAGCCAAAGAAACTAACTACTCTCTCCAGTTTGATCTTCTTCGAAGAATGTTTCACAGTCTCATCCTCCAAGGACATATGCAAATGTGATACATCTTCCTCATCCTCGTCGACGTCGTCCACATCGTCTTTGATGTGGGTTTCATCCAGTTCGTCATCTGTTTCCAATCTTTCAACAACATATTCTACTTCCTCATCATCTACTTCGGTTTGAACATTTTCAGATGTCTAATGAAAATTTACATCGATATACTATAAATTGCTTGAATCGGTTTAGCCAGATCGGAAGTTATACAAATGAACGGTACAAACATCAATTTCACCAATCTCTACTTCAACTTCCTCATCTCCATTTAACTTTTGGGCAAGAGCCTTCTTCTTTTCTTCTGCCTCGTGTAACAGAGCTGCTCGCTGGTGCTTCATAGTACATGTGTGCTTCAATAGAGACAGTCGATGGGCATGCAGGTTTTTCTTGCAGTACATGCAATAAGCACGCGTCGCTTGAAAAGGTACAGATGTTAACCATCCTATAAAACATATTCTATTGAGTGCATAAGCATATACATACAACTTATACATAGGATACTATTTAGTAGAATATTATTCACAGTTTCTGTTTTAAAAATTTACAGATCATAAAGTAAATTAGCAAGAACTAAAACTatgcaaaaaaaaaattaaaataaagaatCTACCATAAAACGTGAAGATATAAGAAATAAAGTCTATTTATAGgttgtataaatataatttacgtTCTCACTTCACTATGAGGTTTCCTTCATTTCTATTTACGAGTCACTTTGATACagttatgtatatatacatacatgaaCATCACTATATACCTCGTCGTAACGCGAAGCGAATTAAGCAAAGTATTAAACAACGAACGTACCGCGGAATTCACATATTTTAATGCACCTGTATATCTGTTCGATGATTTGCAATTTCGCGCCTTCTCTGCCGAATAATCTGGCCTATTATTCCAAATGCGACATTCCACTAAACGTGTTCCTACCGTATGGTGATATCTACTCGGCCGACCATTGAATTACCCAGCGGTACCTTTACTGGTGACTTATTAACGCTAGTAATATGGTTAGGCATGTAACAACACAGTGTCCGGTGATGTCACGTCAAGTGCGTTCACGCGGTGCTGGGTTGCTCCAAATTTTTCGAGTAGGGAATAGACACGAATTTCGTCGATTGTATACGAAACTAGAAGCGACCGATGAGTGGTGAAGATACGTACGTAATTAGTAAAAACGAGTACACGATAAAATGACTGCCGTGATCGCTTAAAAACATTCTCGACTTCGCATATAAGGTGTCCGTCGATAGTCAAATATTCGATAAAAGAAAGTGTGCTGGTTGTGTTACGCGGGCCCGCGTGCTCTCTAAAAATAATGAATTGGCTGTAAGATCGAAAGCGTCATTTCTTGAGACCGTCGCGTTTATATATTCTGTACATTGCGAGCATACGATTAAAGGGTACAGCTATACATATACACGATGTGCGTGCATATCAAAGCGTGGCAAGAATTCACGAACAATGGCAATGTTTAATGTTGCCGTGTTACAAAGAATTACTTCGCAAGACAGCTATAACATACGGTTACGGTAACAAGGTGATACCTTTAAAATCGGGCATTTGCTCCCACTCTTTTCTATATCTCTGCGTGTAGACACGCGTTTTGGCATGGCTAATTTTCCCCGTAGGGGTAAGCCGCTGACCCGTTGGCGTTAGGAGATTGGCGTGCATCACGGTTTCCGGAGTCGTGACCATAGCCAAATGCTTCTTCGTGTCCATCACCGTTGAGTGCAAAGGAGATCGATTTGAAATCGCCCGGATCTCAAAATACCCAAAATCGTAACACGAAATCACTAAATAGTTTTTTCCACGATCAAAGGGGGAGGGGGCACGCAACGAGTCTCCGAGATCCTCACCTAGCCTAGTACCGAAGTTAACTCCCTAGCAATGGCGGACAACTGCAACACTACAACAGTGCGCGCTGTGCGCGGTCCCCTCTAGCCCCCTCTGCTATTCGGGACCGAGTTATGTAGTGTACCGTACCAGTAGCGTACCTCAAATTACAGTGATGTATCTATTTCAGTTAGCACCCTGCTTTTTATACACATATGTATTTAACATACTTTCTTTTCTTCTACGCAGCAACAAATAAAAGATCTCGCCGTAGAAACCCTAAAATTTCTATTTACGCGCATCGTGAACGGTGTGTGTCGCGCATACATGTAAAaacatgaaatatttaatttttcaacCGATCATAATTTCGCAACGTAATTTTGCATTCCCCAATCCACAGTTATTGAACAATATATTTACCGAGCCAGTTGAATTTATTCAGATTAATTTTAATAGGAAGTGATTATAAAACTGTTGGCTTCATAATTCTTTGATCGTGCGACATTTATAGATGTATTCCAACTGCGTGctctttattaaatttatacgtACGATACTGTCCTACGATAGGGGTACGTAATAATTGGTTGAATCGATATGCGTGCGCATTCTAACGGGAACTTCACGTTAGGCGGGAAAAATAACAAATGATTCTAGATGGAAAAGATACGAGAGTTATCGCCTCGATCAGAGAGCAGGaaataattattgaatatttGTTATAAAATTTTAACATTTTGCAATCGAAAACTGCGAATACGATGTTCAGATTGGATTCAATATAATGTAGATACATATACTTTAAAATGTCATGAACGCCATCTAGAAGGCCCCGAATTAATGAATCAATAGTAGCGCACCCTTTACGAAAGAATCAAGAATTAAGAATATCCTTATTAGGGGAAACCTTTTAAATCATTTAAATATTCATGATAACGAAACGTGAAAATATACAATCCTATTTATTGTTATTCTCAAGATCCATAATCATTTTCCTCTTTCGACTGGTACGTTTacgaaaataaagtaaaaaaaattatcAGCATATTCATAGCTttattttgttaataaaatataaaatggcAAATATACTTCTTACCATTCTTACCAAATGCATTATAAATACGAAATTTAGGATTTTTATTATACACAATTCTAGCTAAGAGCGAGAAAAAAAGCTGCttcaatttattgctattaaaagcaatttttgaattttatttttatttaattttattattctacGCAACGTATACTCTTTTTCTACTTATTAGTAATTCTCTAATCCcacattattatttatatattaagaaTGGTAACCGATTTAGAGCAGAATATTTTTTACAATATACCATTTACCATTTCGTTGAAATTAACTCGTGTACATAGGCGGTAGACTTGTATTGTCACTAGCAAATAATATgtagtaatataatttaattttgctCGAAAAATAGTGGTAtacttaattaaattttttcagAAATACAATATTACAACAATACGATATTTCGAGACTTTcatatattaataatgatatGAAAAATTTAGATACTGCTTTTGGAAAAATATTTCGATATGGTTTATCCAATTTCCTATTACATACAGTGAAACAAAGAACCATGCGAGTTTTTCAGGAATGTAACATAACGCTAGATTATACACTAGGAAATATGGACTCGTGAAACATGTGATGAtagtcatttttattttatattttgtacaGCCGGGGCAACATTGATAAATATGTAGTATCTCGATTCATCGAAAAGAATTCTTTTACAATAGTCGATTCTGCTGTAGGTACAATTGTAAGCAGTCACGGTCCTGTAAGGAGCTAAATGGACCAATCAAAGACTAGTCACGTGATCAAATACAGCGCCATCACAGCTACGTGTTGCTTTACTTCATATGTATAGTATGTATATACAACTATCAAGCTTAAATGAAATGATGTACGTACGCGTAGTCAATACAGACAAACGCTTAAAATACAAAACAAGCCAAGGTAACGGACTTAACAATAAgtgatagagagagagcgagagtgacaCTAAAAGATCTGTCCTGTACACTGAAATAAAAGTGTACATAAAAGGTGACGTAGATCTAATAATCGGTGAAATAaactatttaatatttttgcaatatttataaaaaGTGACACTTAAAACGGTAATCAAACACACATACTGGATATGCCGCTACTATTCAAACAAAGTACGATTTTCTAAGCAAGCATCTTTGCCAATAAGGATTGTACACTGTACGGTATTGTTAAGTGTAAAATATGTGTAAACCTTTATTGATGAGAATACACTgatcaaattatttaaaatttaaacaatgaagCAAGCAAAATATAGGGTAGAAGCTTTCATTATACCTACATGCATAAGTAACAATACAAATTCTGTTTTAAATGATAGACGCGATGAAAGATTACAATTAAACAGTGTTAATAACGTGACCGTTGGTATTAAAGAAAGtgaagcaatttgtttcgcaaatgaCACAAATAATTCACTCACCATAGAAGAGGAGAGTATTCAAAATGCAAAGAACTCTATAACTCTTGAAAGACTtacagaagaaaataaaaatatatgtagcaatttttatttttcatctcCGAATAACAAAACAAAATATGAAACATCGTATAATACAAATGTCTTGtcgaaaatatttgataaaGTGGAGAGATTAACGCCAATCGACGAACGAACCGAGGACGCGGAAGAAAATATTACCGAACTGTGTTATCACGGATGCAAGAATGGTTGTTCTGCTATTGTATCAACTCCTCAGGAAATCAGCGAAAagatatttgaagaaaattggctacaaaagctggagaaTATAAAACAGAAAGAAGCAGAattgagaaatagagaaataattTTACTGAGTCGTGAAAAAGCATTGActaaaaaagaagaagagatCAGAATATTAGAATGTCAATTAAATgataaattaaaacaattaGACTTGGATCATAAGAAAAATCGGCATATACGTGATCTATTGAAGATATCTGCTATCAATCAAAATAGTCAAGAATTACATGTTGATTTTGATTCCAAAGTTTTGCCGCAAAAAATCCATAGAAGTGATACTAAGATGAACATTGCACATGTTGATAACTTGAACTCATACATACAAAATAGTCAAACACAGGATATTGTCCACAACCTGCAGGAACATTCTAATAAAGATTTAAGTAATAACAAGGAAAGCGTATGTAAGGATTTACAAGAGAAAAGAAGCAGTGGGagttcatcttcttcttcttccgacCATAGTGTATCAGAAGCAAGATCTAAGCAGAGGTCTACCATCAAAAGCTCCACAACTTCCAAATCTTATGGTTCTAGAACTATCTCTAGTAATTTCCATAAAAGTAAGAGACCTTCAAAAATATCTTACGAAGATTTAGATACCACATTGTCTGCAGATATAGGAGATTCATCTTTCATCCAAACTTCACAGAAATTTAATCCTGAATTATATAGAAAACCATTTGCATTTACAAGGTCAGTCAGCGAACGTCGTGGAAGATATACAAGTAAAGAGAGTAGCATCAATGTTCAAGTTAAGAACTTGGGTAATATTTGGGAAGAGTTTGAGATACCTGTTGGAATGGAACAGGCTAAAGTATTACAAAGAGTAACAAAAAATATATCTGTTTCACAAGATAAAAGTACAAAATTCCAAAACTATGGTCTTATAGATTATAATATTAGTGCATCGACTACAgaacataaaattgaaaatgaaagaaaatattCATATTTGAATTTAGAAACAGGAAATAAATTATGCTCGCATCAAAAACTAATAAAAAATTCAAAGGGAAGACCCATATCTTGGAATGAAGATACTAATGAGTGCTCACAgaagaaacaaaaggtttatacaacaacaaaaagagtATTAACAAAAGATATCGAAGACAAAGAAAACTGTAAATGTAATACCAAAAGCGATAAGACTGATAAGGTTTTGAGAAAGAATGACATTAAAAATAGAATTCTTACTATATTTCGTTGATGTATTACTAATATGGAAAAACATAGCAACTGTATGCAATTGTAGAAAAATgtgtatattaaaatattttcttacattcttatagaaataaaattatatttcatttattgTCTAAAATAAAAGTCATACATTACAATTAATTTGAAGTATGTTTATTTCACTGTATGGATTACATAAGCAAGTAATCACATTGTAATAAACTGAGGAAGTTGTATATACAATTGTCAAACTATCAGATTTTCATAGAATTACCATGATGGTGCTTCTCCTGGTTTCAGTTCTCTTCCAAATAAAGCAGACTTGTCCCGTACGCGAGTCGCTTGTGATTTCCAGTTACTAAGCACTCCATAAAACAGCAGGAGAGGAATTCCTGTATAACCTGTCATAAGTACAaactgttttgcatgcatttttagTCTGGCCAACATTTTAATTGTTCAATGGTAAGTCGTCTTTGGTTGCCTTTTTCTTCCACTTTTGGGTATGACTCCAATCTGCATAAACACAACTCAGCAGCACAGTAGGAACAAGTGTTATTTGCCAATATCGGTTAACCAAACGTGATACAATGGATCCACCCATTAACCTAAAATATAAAAGGTACATGGTAAATCTAAGTTTAATGTTTGCAATAAGTTATCTATGATTACATCTAAGAAAACAAAAAGTACTTAAATTAATCAtacacaaaaataaataaaatctttcTTCGAAAGAATAACCTAGCTGCAATAAGCTAGTTATGAACTCTACGTAGATAGAATACTTATATCTAAATAACTACAAGACTAAACACTACATAAGTAACAAAAAATATATTCACCATATCTAAACCTACAATTCACAAATGCTAGTAAAATATCTACACAAAATTGACCACCAGAGATTTACGTAATCGTAAGTAGTACGAG belongs to Megalopta genalis isolate 19385.01 chromosome 1, iyMegGena1_principal, whole genome shotgun sequence and includes:
- the LOC117222762 gene encoding uncharacterized protein LOC117222762, with the protein product MGREWIGCFLLRPLLRIGRGIRGGKKPSFFQPADSIGYIKARRTIGQRCCCQLLKSVDCVAGRAIASVSRDAISCAVGVTDPLATMTSRRNVSRSPVLWLVLLIAYCCDGEKLSPDQKAPPFARGSGGLILNTPLEDNKARHRPIQSGPSGSTAGDQVQREETEMLKEVDGELVRVVKGSFSYKSPEGLPISVKYEADENGNRASFKFGTGEAGGSVTPGKSSGPRKGGGDRQNGQGTKGGNGSKDNAYLPPNKDVDRSYLPPK
- the LOC117222720 gene encoding uncharacterized protein LOC117222720 isoform X4, translating into MDTKKHLAMVTTPETVMHANLLTPTGQRLTPTGKISHAKTRVYTQRYRKEWEQMPDFKGWLTSVPFQATRAYCMYCKKNLHAHRLSLLKHTCTMKHQRAALLHEAEEKKKALAQKLNGDEEVEVEIGEIDTSENVQTEVDDEEVEYVVERLETDDELDETHIKDDVDDVDEDEEDVSHLHMSLEDETVKHSSKKIKLERVDNTEDPIADAMEHMQSEYLEESENQGEVQMEMVVESEDHNSSEIRVVALLSDEEDSNKEMQKESRENGKTIRRSEIKSDRKSSKFQGEKQQANSDILVACPLPILGATYQMNSSVASPSNTIGVLQPVNTIPITPAQNKTITLTSGGKTLTLSANQAGDTSKTLLINKEQVAVAGTSYQSGKKSARSPTSKKPQISTHVVDTSKGLPVGGLQVSLYKLMDGRWTFLNESNTSPNGRCVDLVDSIRASFTAGRYKIHFDVDKYFTLRRIETMYPFIEIVFDVKDPAGHYHIPLLLSPFGYSTYRGSER
- the LOC117222720 gene encoding uncharacterized protein LOC117222720 isoform X3 translates to MDTKKHLAMVTTPETVMHANLLTPTGQRLTPTGKISHAKTRVYTQRYRKEWEQMPDFKGWLTSVPFQATRAYCMYCKKNLHAHRLSLLKHTCTMKHQRAALLHEAEEKKKALAQKLNGDEEVEVEIGEIDTSENVQTEVDDEEVEYVVERLETDDELDETHIKDDVDDVDEDEEDVSHLHMSLEDETVKHSSKKIKLERVDNTEDPIADAMEHMQSEYLEESENQGEVQMEMVVESEDHNSSEIRVVALLSDEEDSNKEMQKESRENGKTIRRSEIKSDRKSSKFQGEKQQANSDILVACPLPILGATYQMNSSVASPSNTIGVLQPVNTIPITPAQNKTITLTSGGKTLTLSANQAGDTSKTLLINKEQVAVAGTSYQSGKKHVFVKSARSPTSKKPQISTHVVDTSKGLPVGGLQVSLYKLMDGRWTFLNESNTSPNGRCVDLVDSIRASFTAGRYKIHFDVDKYFTLRRIETMYPFIEIVFDVKDPAGHYHIPLLLSPFGYSTYRGSER
- the LOC117222720 gene encoding uncharacterized protein LOC117222720 isoform X5; the protein is MYCKKNLHAHRLSLLKHTCTMKHQRAALLHEAEEKKKALAQKLNGDEEVEVEIGEIDTSENVQTEVDDEEVEYVVERLETDDELDETHIKDDVDDVDEDEEDVSHLHMSLEDETVKHSSKKIKLERVDNTEDPIADAMEHMQSEYLEESENQGEVQMEMVVESEDHNSSEIRVVALLSDEEDSNKEMQKESRENGKTIRRSEIKSDRKSSKFQGEKQQANSDILVACPLPILGATYQMNSSVASPSNTIGVLQPVNTIPITPAQNKTITLTSGGKTLTLSGGTFQPGTQYVLSKFKNKLPTFVLADRKPAIAANQAGDTSKTLLINKEQVAVAGTSYQSGKKHVFVKSARSPTSKKPQISTHVVDTSKGLPVGGLQVSLYKLMDGRWTFLNESNTSPNGRCVDLVDSIRASFTAGRYKIHFDVDKYFTLRRIETMYPFIEIVFDVKDPAGHYHIPLLLSPFGYSTYRGSER
- the LOC117222720 gene encoding uncharacterized protein LOC117222720 isoform X2; amino-acid sequence: MDTKKHLAMVTTPETVMHANLLTPTGQRLTPTGKISHAKTRVYTQRYRKEWEQMPDFKGWLTSVPFQATRAYCMYCKKNLHAHRLSLLKHTCTMKHQRAALLHEAEEKKKALAQKLNGDEEVEVEIGEIDTSENVQTEVDDEEVEYVVERLETDDELDETHIKDDVDDVDEDEEDVSHLHMSLEDETVKHSSKKIKLERVDNTEDPIADAMEHMQSEYLEESENQGEVQMEMVVESEDHNSSEIRVVALLSDEEDSNKEMQKESRENGKTIRRSEIKSDRKSSKFQGEKQQANSDILVACPLPILGATYQMNSSVASPSNTIGVLQPVNTIPITPAQNKTITLTSGGKTLTLSGGTFQPGTQYVLSKFKNKLPTFVLADRKPAIAANQAGDTSKTLLINKEQVAVAGTSYQSGKKSARSPTSKKPQISTHVVDTSKGLPVGGLQVSLYKLMDGRWTFLNESNTSPNGRCVDLVDSIRASFTAGRYKIHFDVDKYFTLRRIETMYPFIEIVFDVKDPAGHYHIPLLLSPFGYSTYRGSER
- the LOC117222720 gene encoding uncharacterized protein LOC117222720 isoform X1, whose product is MDTKKHLAMVTTPETVMHANLLTPTGQRLTPTGKISHAKTRVYTQRYRKEWEQMPDFKGWLTSVPFQATRAYCMYCKKNLHAHRLSLLKHTCTMKHQRAALLHEAEEKKKALAQKLNGDEEVEVEIGEIDTSENVQTEVDDEEVEYVVERLETDDELDETHIKDDVDDVDEDEEDVSHLHMSLEDETVKHSSKKIKLERVDNTEDPIADAMEHMQSEYLEESENQGEVQMEMVVESEDHNSSEIRVVALLSDEEDSNKEMQKESRENGKTIRRSEIKSDRKSSKFQGEKQQANSDILVACPLPILGATYQMNSSVASPSNTIGVLQPVNTIPITPAQNKTITLTSGGKTLTLSGGTFQPGTQYVLSKFKNKLPTFVLADRKPAIAANQAGDTSKTLLINKEQVAVAGTSYQSGKKHVFVKSARSPTSKKPQISTHVVDTSKGLPVGGLQVSLYKLMDGRWTFLNESNTSPNGRCVDLVDSIRASFTAGRYKIHFDVDKYFTLRRIETMYPFIEIVFDVKDPAGHYHIPLLLSPFGYSTYRGSER
- the LOC117222712 gene encoding uncharacterized protein LOC117222712, producing MKQAKYRVEAFIIPTCISNNTNSVLNDRRDERLQLNSVNNVTVGIKESEAICFANDTNNSLTIEEESIQNAKNSITLERLTEENKNICSNFYFSSPNNKTKYETSYNTNVLSKIFDKVERLTPIDERTEDAEENITELCYHGCKNGCSAIVSTPQEISEKIFEENWLQKLENIKQKEAELRNREIILLSREKALTKKEEEIRILECQLNDKLKQLDLDHKKNRHIRDLLKISAINQNSQELHVDFDSKVLPQKIHRSDTKMNIAHVDNLNSYIQNSQTQDIVHNLQEHSNKDLSNNKESVCKDLQEKRSSGSSSSSSSDHSVSEARSKQRSTIKSSTTSKSYGSRTISSNFHKSKRPSKISYEDLDTTLSADIGDSSFIQTSQKFNPELYRKPFAFTRSVSERRGRYTSKESSINVQVKNLGNIWEEFEIPVGMEQAKVLQRVTKNISVSQDKSTKFQNYGLIDYNISASTTEHKIENERKYSYLNLETGNKLCSHQKLIKNSKGRPISWNEDTNECSQKKQKVYTTTKRVLTKDIEDKENCKCNTKSDKTDKVLRKNDIKNRILTIFR